Genomic DNA from Leptospiraceae bacterium:
CGGACAAAATGCAGCCAGAAAACTCAGTTCCATTTATAATGTAAAACTCATAGAGGAAAATCGGGATAAATGTATTGAGTTAGCCGGTCAACTCGATGATGTTCTCGTGCTAAACACGGACGGAAGAAATTTTGACGAATTAAAATCCGAGGGAGTAGGGGACACCGATGCTTTTATCGCAGTAACCGGGAACTCGGAAATGAATATCATTTCCTGTCTTATGGCCAAACAGCACGGAGCCAAAAAAACAATCTGCCTCGTAGAGAACATGAACTATATTCACCTATCCCAGATGATCGGGGTTGACACCATGATAAACAAGAAACTCCTCGCTGCCAATTTTATTTTTCGTTATATTCGGCAGGGAACGGTTGTTACTTTTAAAAGTATTCCCGGAGTAGATGTAGAAATCTTAGAATTTGAAATTAAAGAAAATTCTAAGATTACCAGTGCTCCTCTAAAAGATCTAAACTTTCCCAAATCGGCTATTGTGGGAGGAGTCATTCGGAATAATAATGGATATACGGTAATGGGGAATTTTAGGTTTCAGCCGGGAGATAGGGTTGTCGTAATTTCAAAACCGGAATGTATTCGCACGATAGAGGAATTTTTTAATGAGGTTTAATTTCAGTGCTATCGGCCAGATACTGGGCTTTTTACTTTTAATGAACGGTTTTTTTATGGGGACCTGCATTCCTGTTGCCTATTACCTCCATAATGAAACCGATTTAATTGCACTGTTTTATTCTTCCAGTATTTCGGCTTTTTTAGGCGGATTCACCTGGCTTATAGCAAAGAAAAAACAAACTGATAAAGAAATGCACACCCGGGATGGTTATATCATTGTTACGTTTGGCTGGTTGATTATGTCAGCTTCCGGTTCTTTGCCTTACCTATTTAGTGGGGCCATACCGGCTTTTACGGATGCATTTTTCGAAACCATTTCCGGCTATTCCACAACCGGTGCTTCGGTTTTAAATAATATTGAATCTTTACCCAAAGATATTCTTCTCTGGAGAAGCATGACTCAGTGGCTCGGTGGAATGGGAATCATTGTTCTCGCTGTAGCTATTTTACCCTTACTGGGCATCGGGGGAATGCAGCTTTTTGTGGCGGAAGCTCCCGGAATTTCACCCGACAAACTACAACCCCGTATTGCGGAAACCGCCAAGCGGCTCTGGCTGATTTACATCGGGCTTACCGGTCTTGAAACCATCCTTTTGATGATAGGTGGAATGAGTCTTTATGATGCTATTAATCACAGTTTTACGACTATGTCTTCGGGAGGATTTTCAACCAAGCAGGACAGTGCGGTAAACTTTTCTCCTTTTATCCAATATGTAATTATTTTCTTTATGATACTTGCCGGTTCTAATTTTACTCTTACCTATTTCGCTCTTAAAGGCAGGTTTAAAAAAGTTCTCGAAGATGAAGAACTCCGCTATTATCTTGCTTCCATCCTCATTTTTACTCTGGCTATAGGAGGGACGATTTACTTTATAAAAGATCTGGGAGCTGAGAAATCTTTTCGAGATGCACTTTTCCAGGTAGTATCGATTATTACTACCACCGGTTACGTTTCGGCTGATTATACAGCCTGGAATCATTTTGCCCTGACCTGTATTTTCATCCTGATGTTTTTTGGAGCTTCTGCTGGCTCTACCGCCGGGGGG
This window encodes:
- a CDS encoding TrkH family potassium uptake protein; this translates as MRFNFSAIGQILGFLLLMNGFFMGTCIPVAYYLHNETDLIALFYSSSISAFLGGFTWLIAKKKQTDKEMHTRDGYIIVTFGWLIMSASGSLPYLFSGAIPAFTDAFFETISGYSTTGASVLNNIESLPKDILLWRSMTQWLGGMGIIVLAVAILPLLGIGGMQLFVAEAPGISPDKLQPRIAETAKRLWLIYIGLTGLETILLMIGGMSLYDAINHSFTTMSSGGFSTKQDSAVNFSPFIQYVIIFFMILAGSNFTLTYFALKGRFKKVLEDEELRYYLASILIFTLAIGGTIYFIKDLGAEKSFRDALFQVVSIITTTGYVSADYTAWNHFALTCIFILMFFGASAGSTAGGIKVVRHIILLKNSFLEFRRQIHPRAIIPVRLNRKAVSQDIVFNVIAFVMIYIMIFAVSSIILSFVGVDLITSMGAVATCLGNVGPGLGKVGPMDNFAGIPAVGKWLLSILMLMGRLELFTVLMLFSPYYWTKN